One genomic region from Fictibacillus marinisediminis encodes:
- a CDS encoding styrene monooxygenase/indole monooxygenase family protein encodes MKKRIGIVGSGTTGLQLAYALKDDFEVTIVSHRSPEQLRSGRIMSTQVHFSPTRAREERFHMPKWESDSMIESIHITVGDQKLFAGMLEKPALSVDQRLAYSRYAEELERAGVSFQQKKVIKEEIEAFSDEFDLVIDCTGKNGPLIPFPVEKELTPFQTPQRKCIVGYFKGVKPTSPLGVSVTVIPEIGEMFEIPSETEYGPVTILFITAVPEGPLDMFKGIKSPEAFTIKMREAVEMFFPDIHERIVDIDFALCDENGFLQIAITPEVRIPYLNVNDKLFLGCGDSVILNDPITGQGSNLSSYCAEQLSDLLIEHKHSVRWDEELGRLYWERIKPFVKEVTEWTNAMTQPLPGHVIQMLLSAAEDQQKADEIARWFENPSTAHQAFLTKV; translated from the coding sequence TTGAAAAAGCGTATTGGAATTGTGGGAAGCGGAACGACCGGATTGCAGCTGGCTTATGCTTTAAAGGATGATTTTGAAGTGACCATTGTTTCTCATCGTTCACCAGAACAGCTGCGCAGCGGGCGGATCATGTCCACGCAGGTTCATTTCAGTCCAACACGAGCCCGCGAGGAACGATTTCATATGCCGAAGTGGGAAAGCGATTCAATGATTGAAAGTATTCATATCACGGTAGGTGACCAAAAGTTGTTTGCGGGTATGCTTGAAAAACCGGCATTATCCGTCGATCAGCGTCTGGCATACTCTCGTTATGCAGAAGAATTAGAGAGAGCTGGTGTGTCCTTTCAGCAGAAAAAGGTCATAAAAGAGGAGATTGAAGCATTCAGTGACGAGTTTGATCTGGTCATTGATTGTACAGGGAAGAACGGTCCGCTTATTCCGTTTCCAGTCGAAAAAGAACTTACTCCATTTCAAACCCCGCAGCGAAAGTGTATCGTCGGGTATTTTAAAGGAGTGAAACCAACTTCTCCTCTAGGTGTCAGTGTGACGGTGATTCCGGAAATTGGGGAAATGTTCGAAATTCCTTCTGAAACGGAGTACGGTCCTGTTACCATCCTGTTCATCACGGCCGTTCCTGAAGGGCCGCTGGATATGTTTAAAGGCATCAAATCGCCTGAAGCATTCACGATAAAAATGAGAGAAGCCGTCGAAATGTTTTTTCCTGATATCCATGAACGAATTGTAGATATCGATTTCGCTCTATGTGATGAGAACGGCTTCTTACAGATCGCCATTACTCCAGAGGTACGCATACCTTATCTCAACGTGAACGACAAGCTGTTCCTGGGATGTGGAGACAGCGTAATTCTCAACGATCCGATTACCGGACAGGGAAGCAATCTCTCATCCTATTGCGCAGAACAGCTGTCTGACTTGCTGATTGAGCATAAGCATTCTGTTCGATGGGATGAAGAACTCGGCCGTTTATACTGGGAGCGTATAAAGCCCTTTGTCAAAGAGGTAACAGAGTGGACGAATGCCATGACACAACCGCTTCCAGGGCATGTCATTCAGATGCTGCTGAGTGCTGCAGAAGATCAGCAAAAAGCGGATGAGATCGCCCGCTGGTTCGAAAACCCATCCACCGCCCACCAGGCATTTCTCACGAAGGTTTAA
- a CDS encoding helix-turn-helix domain-containing protein — protein sequence MIRGEKIKYFREKNKLTQKELTSGICSVPYLSKVENNSIVPSREILILLCKRLNIEYDELLQSSSSNGIKKMIFNWYEDIKARNRPASADHYATIEKKIKGITDIELLTMFHLAATRHFLLIREFNKAEEQLAFAEKYMTYMPKEIEGYYFYFSGLNEYLNGHFQKALELYLKASEYVNEPEYHYQLALIYSRLGKITLSIFHSERAMEEFNKNILFFKVVDCYILLGINYNRINEHATALSYFKKALKGIESLPDIGHLKIHIYHNIGIVYHKQKKPWEAIDYFLKSLNVRKDLQGGELTIYLLASNLFQLNEIEDATRWIEKGLVLLKGELNETYCLLKILQFQVQKRRNEEDYKIFLEETALPIFKQKDEFMYIRMCYEQLGDYYYRKKQYKRSSECYCEANSVESSFI from the coding sequence ATGATTAGAGGGGAGAAAATCAAGTATTTTAGAGAAAAAAATAAACTTACCCAAAAAGAACTCACTTCTGGCATATGTTCAGTTCCCTACCTTAGTAAAGTCGAGAACAACAGCATCGTCCCTTCTCGGGAAATTCTAATTTTGCTTTGCAAAAGGCTGAATATTGAATACGATGAGCTGCTGCAATCCTCCTCAAGCAATGGCATCAAGAAGATGATTTTCAATTGGTATGAAGATATAAAAGCAAGAAATCGACCGGCTTCCGCTGACCATTACGCAACGATCGAGAAGAAGATTAAAGGCATCACCGACATAGAACTTTTAACGATGTTTCACCTGGCCGCTACCCGGCATTTTTTGCTTATTAGGGAATTTAACAAAGCCGAAGAGCAGCTGGCTTTTGCCGAAAAATACATGACCTATATGCCAAAAGAGATTGAAGGATACTACTTTTACTTTTCAGGATTGAATGAATACTTAAATGGACACTTTCAAAAAGCGCTGGAGCTGTATTTAAAAGCAAGCGAATATGTAAATGAGCCGGAGTACCATTACCAGCTTGCACTCATCTACAGCCGGTTGGGTAAGATTACACTTTCCATCTTTCACTCCGAGAGGGCGATGGAAGAGTTCAACAAAAACATCTTATTTTTTAAAGTGGTCGATTGCTACATCCTGTTGGGCATCAACTACAACCGGATCAACGAACACGCAACTGCCCTCTCTTATTTTAAAAAGGCGCTGAAAGGCATCGAATCCCTGCCGGACATCGGCCATTTAAAGATACATATCTATCATAATATTGGGATTGTCTATCATAAGCAAAAGAAGCCGTGGGAAGCGATCGATTATTTCTTAAAATCTCTTAATGTGCGCAAAGATCTGCAAGGCGGAGAGCTTACGATCTACCTTCTCGCCAGCAACCTTTTTCAGCTGAACGAGATTGAAGATGCCACCCGCTGGATTGAAAAAGGGCTAGTGCTATTAAAAGGCGAACTGAATGAAACCTACTGCCTGCTGAAGATCCTGCAATTTCAAGTGCAAAAAAGACGTAACGAAGAAGACTATAAGATCTTTCTTGAAGAGACCGCCCTTCCCATCTTCAAGCAGAAGGATGAATTCATGTATATCCGGATGTGCTATGAGCAGCTGGGCGATTATTATTACCGGAAGAAACAGTACAAGCGCTCAAGCGAATGCTACTGTGAAGCCAACAGCGTCGAGAGCTCATTCATTTAA